Proteins encoded in a region of the Streptomyces violaceoruber genome:
- a CDS encoding restriction endonuclease subunit S, with the protein MSTVLGIALPPQWSATRLKHVTAALNRGSAPNYADAGPVRAVSQASNQPGGINWERTRFHDFHGIPSTLKGHLHPDDLLINSTGTGTLGRVGYFTGSPDGLPCMADSHVTLARTRREQLNPRYAYYWLTSKPFQEYVYSALVVGATNQIELNRDRLADAPVPLPQLSEQLRIAEFLDIETAKIDHYVSLYTKLQCKLREKHQSITESLLLHGNETESVPPSSGGAPFPSSFHIGRLKHAATRIDVGIAEAATHAYATTGSPLIRSMNIRPNRLELDDLLYIEPWFAERNKSKYVRAGDILTVRTGNAGISAVVPQKMDRSQTFTQLITTPKEGFSAEYFCQFLNSRVGREYFKLVSWGSAQPNISVPLLANTPVPIPQVHIQEAIASRINQNQATFDDLDTKISTACELAAERRQTLITAAVTGQFDVSAASGRNVTEGVSA; encoded by the coding sequence ATGAGCACTGTCCTAGGCATTGCACTTCCCCCGCAATGGTCAGCCACTCGCCTGAAGCACGTAACCGCAGCACTCAACCGCGGCTCGGCACCTAACTACGCCGATGCAGGACCTGTGCGGGCGGTCAGCCAGGCCTCGAATCAACCCGGTGGAATCAACTGGGAACGTACACGCTTTCACGACTTCCATGGAATCCCATCCACCCTGAAGGGCCATCTGCACCCAGACGACCTCCTTATCAACTCGACTGGAACGGGCACCCTTGGTCGCGTCGGATACTTCACAGGATCGCCGGATGGTCTGCCCTGTATGGCTGACAGTCACGTAACACTTGCCCGCACTAGACGCGAGCAATTGAATCCTCGATACGCCTACTACTGGCTCACTTCGAAGCCCTTCCAGGAGTACGTCTATTCCGCGCTGGTCGTAGGGGCCACCAATCAGATCGAGCTAAACCGGGATCGACTCGCAGACGCGCCAGTTCCACTGCCGCAATTGTCGGAGCAACTCCGCATCGCTGAATTTCTCGACATCGAGACCGCGAAAATCGACCATTATGTGAGCCTATACACGAAACTACAATGCAAGCTACGCGAGAAACACCAGAGCATCACCGAGTCTCTCCTGTTGCACGGCAACGAAACTGAGAGCGTACCGCCATCCAGTGGCGGCGCCCCGTTCCCCTCGAGTTTCCACATCGGCAGACTCAAGCACGCGGCGACGCGGATTGACGTCGGCATTGCCGAAGCAGCAACTCACGCCTACGCAACAACGGGCTCACCGCTGATTCGGTCGATGAACATTCGACCGAATCGCCTGGAGTTGGACGACCTCCTTTACATCGAACCCTGGTTCGCCGAACGAAATAAGTCGAAATATGTGCGGGCTGGCGACATCCTCACCGTAAGAACGGGCAATGCAGGCATTAGTGCAGTGGTTCCACAAAAAATGGATCGCTCGCAAACCTTCACCCAGCTAATCACGACACCAAAGGAGGGATTTTCGGCCGAATACTTCTGCCAATTTCTCAATTCCAGGGTCGGCCGAGAATATTTCAAGCTCGTGAGCTGGGGAAGTGCACAGCCAAATATTAGCGTCCCACTCTTGGCGAACACACCTGTCCCGATCCCACAGGTTCACATCCAGGAAGCAATCGCCTCGCGGATAAACCAAAACCAGGCGACTTTCGACGACTTGGACACCAAGATCTCTACAGCCTGTGAGCTTGCCGCAGAACGCCGTCAAACCCTAATCACCGCCGCCGTAACGGGCCAGTTCGACGTATCCGCCGCCAGCGGGCGCAACGTGACCGAAGGAGTCTCCGCATGA
- a CDS encoding DUF397 domain-containing protein codes for MSVQHSKAAVPEAAWTKSSYSTGNGGECVEVAAVSGAILVRDSKRPAVARIAFGSEAWDGFVRMTAGR; via the coding sequence ATGAGCGTGCAGCACAGCAAGGCGGCTGTGCCCGAGGCCGCTTGGACCAAGAGCAGCTACAGCACGGGCAACGGTGGTGAATGCGTCGAGGTCGCCGCAGTCTCCGGAGCCATTCTCGTCAGGGACTCGAAGCGACCCGCAGTAGCCAGGATCGCCTTCGGCTCTGAGGCCTGGGACGGGTTCGTGCGGATGACCGCAGGGCGCTGA
- a CDS encoding type I restriction-modification system subunit M, protein MNSSKHTELANHAWSVADLLRGDYKQSDYGKVILPFTVLRRLECVLAPTREKVAEIAEQHKDSGIDPDRFLRRASGHSFYNRSRLTLKKIAEDPQSAAMNLQVYVGAFSDNAQGVLERFEFAQQIKRLDSAGLLYKVIGKFTDLDLRPEVVPNHNMGYIFEELIRRFAEQSNETAGEHFTPREVIQLMVRLLVAPDGDALQLPGAVRTVLDPACGTGGMLSAMDDLITEFNKDATVEVYGQELNPESWAICRSDLMIKGQDPENIAFGNSFSDDGHARKTFDYMLANPPFGVEWKKVKDEVEHEHKALGEAGRFGAGLPRINDGSLLFLQHMISKMKPVDVNGGGGSRLAIVFNGSPLFTGAAGSGESEIRRWILENDWLEGIVALPDQLFYNTGISTYFWILTNRKSPDHKGKVVLLDARDQWQKMRKSLGDKRKQLGSDHIATVVKLYGEALAAADNTEHPLHDKVKVFRNEDFGYQRITVERPLKLRFEVTEETLAALEASKPIQKLPQAAALADAFKSLMDTSWDTKQEAWLALKDAVVQAGGTWPTGAPFNKALREVVGVRDLEGEVQLVKGEPEPDSELRDYENVPLGEDVEEYLAREVHPYAPDAWVDHSKTKIGYEIPFTRHFYVYEPPRPLAEIDAELKALQEEIQGILGGVTE, encoded by the coding sequence TTGAACAGCAGCAAGCACACGGAGTTGGCGAACCACGCGTGGTCCGTCGCCGACCTCCTGCGGGGGGACTACAAGCAGTCCGACTACGGCAAGGTCATCCTGCCGTTCACGGTGCTGCGGCGACTGGAGTGCGTGCTGGCGCCGACCCGCGAGAAGGTCGCGGAGATCGCGGAACAGCACAAGGACAGCGGCATCGACCCGGACCGCTTCCTGCGACGGGCCTCGGGCCACTCCTTCTACAACAGGTCCCGCCTGACGTTGAAGAAGATCGCGGAAGATCCGCAGAGCGCGGCGATGAACCTCCAGGTGTACGTGGGGGCCTTCTCGGACAACGCGCAGGGCGTGCTGGAGCGCTTCGAGTTCGCCCAGCAGATCAAGCGGCTCGACAGCGCCGGACTCCTCTACAAGGTCATCGGCAAGTTCACGGACCTGGACCTGCGTCCCGAGGTCGTGCCCAACCACAACATGGGCTACATCTTCGAGGAACTGATCCGCCGCTTCGCCGAGCAGTCCAACGAGACGGCCGGTGAGCACTTCACGCCCCGCGAGGTCATCCAACTCATGGTGCGGCTGCTGGTCGCCCCGGACGGCGACGCGCTCCAGCTTCCGGGCGCGGTGCGTACGGTCCTCGACCCGGCGTGTGGCACGGGCGGCATGCTCTCGGCGATGGACGACCTGATCACCGAGTTCAACAAGGACGCCACGGTGGAGGTGTACGGGCAGGAACTGAACCCCGAGTCGTGGGCGATCTGCCGGTCCGACCTCATGATCAAGGGCCAGGATCCGGAGAACATCGCTTTCGGCAATTCCTTCTCCGACGACGGCCACGCCCGCAAGACCTTCGACTACATGCTGGCCAACCCCCCGTTCGGGGTGGAGTGGAAGAAGGTCAAGGACGAGGTCGAGCACGAGCACAAGGCGCTGGGCGAGGCCGGCCGCTTCGGTGCGGGTCTCCCGCGTATCAACGACGGCTCTCTGCTGTTCCTCCAGCACATGATCTCCAAGATGAAGCCGGTGGATGTGAACGGCGGAGGCGGATCGCGTCTGGCGATCGTCTTCAACGGCTCGCCGCTGTTCACGGGTGCGGCCGGCTCGGGTGAGTCGGAGATCCGCCGCTGGATCCTGGAGAACGACTGGCTGGAGGGCATCGTCGCCCTGCCGGACCAGCTCTTCTACAACACCGGCATCTCGACGTACTTCTGGATCCTGACGAACAGGAAGAGCCCGGACCACAAGGGCAAGGTCGTACTGCTGGACGCGCGCGACCAGTGGCAGAAGATGCGGAAGTCGCTCGGCGACAAGCGCAAGCAGCTGGGCTCGGACCACATCGCGACGGTGGTCAAACTGTACGGCGAGGCGCTGGCCGCGGCGGACAACACGGAGCACCCGCTGCACGACAAGGTGAAGGTCTTCCGCAACGAGGACTTCGGCTACCAGCGCATCACGGTGGAACGCCCGCTGAAGCTGCGCTTCGAGGTGACGGAGGAGACCCTGGCGGCACTGGAGGCGTCCAAACCGATCCAGAAGCTGCCGCAGGCCGCGGCTCTCGCGGACGCCTTCAAATCCCTGATGGACACAAGCTGGGACACGAAGCAGGAGGCTTGGCTCGCCCTGAAGGACGCGGTGGTGCAGGCCGGCGGGACGTGGCCGACGGGGGCACCGTTCAATAAGGCGCTGCGTGAGGTTGTCGGGGTACGGGACCTGGAGGGCGAGGTACAGCTCGTCAAGGGCGAGCCCGAACCGGACTCGGAGCTGCGGGACTACGAGAACGTGCCGCTGGGTGAGGATGTCGAGGAGTACCTGGCGCGGGAGGTCCACCCGTATGCGCCGGATGCGTGGGTTGACCACAGCAAGACGAAGATCGGGTACGAGATTCCGTTCACGCGGCACTTCTATGTGTACGAACCACCACGGCCGTTGGCCGAGATCGATGCCGAGTTGAAAGCTCTTCAGGAAGAGATTCAGGGAATTTTGGGAGGGGTGACAGAATGA
- a CDS encoding helix-turn-helix domain-containing protein — protein MTVRDEESAAQRQQRPEEEPGTGVVTAFGRQLKLLRVRAGLERAEFGKRLGYSADTVASIEQGRRIPQARFIEKADEVLGAGGVLTALKEEVGRAQYPAFFRDMARLEARATALNVYALYAVPGLLQTEDYARAVFHMQRPLLEDDVIEQRLEARMVRQEIFRRRPAPLMSFVIEEAVLRRPIGGRKVMREALEQVLLTGQSRNVEVQVMPIDREDNAALGGPFSLIDTDNGKRLAYAEVQDHSRLYTDAAYVRTLEARYGILRSQALTPSESVSFIEQLMGDT, from the coding sequence GTGACCGTGAGGGACGAGGAGTCGGCGGCGCAGCGGCAGCAGCGGCCGGAGGAAGAGCCGGGGACGGGCGTGGTGACCGCGTTCGGACGGCAGCTGAAGCTGCTGCGCGTGCGGGCGGGACTGGAGCGGGCCGAGTTCGGCAAGAGGCTCGGCTACTCGGCGGACACGGTGGCGTCCATCGAGCAGGGGCGGCGTATTCCGCAGGCTCGGTTCATCGAGAAGGCGGATGAGGTGTTGGGGGCGGGGGGTGTGCTCACGGCGCTGAAGGAGGAGGTGGGGCGGGCTCAGTATCCGGCGTTCTTCCGGGACATGGCTCGGCTCGAGGCGAGAGCGACAGCGTTGAACGTGTACGCCCTGTACGCAGTGCCGGGTCTGTTGCAGACGGAGGACTACGCCCGAGCCGTATTCCACATGCAGCGGCCGCTGCTGGAGGACGACGTGATCGAACAGCGGCTCGAGGCGCGTATGGTGCGGCAGGAGATCTTCCGTCGGCGCCCTGCTCCGTTGATGAGCTTTGTGATCGAAGAAGCGGTGCTGCGCAGGCCGATCGGCGGTCGGAAGGTCATGCGTGAGGCGCTGGAGCAAGTCCTCCTCACGGGCCAGTCGAGGAACGTCGAGGTGCAAGTCATGCCGATCGACCGAGAGGACAACGCGGCATTGGGCGGCCCCTTCTCGCTGATCGACACCGACAACGGAAAGCGCCTTGCCTACGCGGAGGTACAGGACCACAGTCGCCTCTACACCGACGCTGCATACGTGCGCACGCTGGAAGCGCGCTATGGCATCCTCCGATCACAGGCGCTGACACCGAGCGAGTCAGTGTCGTTCATTGAGCAACTGATGGGAGACACATGA
- a CDS encoding ATP-binding protein yields MTATQPPLTVHRFAMCFSSTPRGARLARRLCAHRLDAWGIPYGTDVHDVVTLIASELCANAVRHGHVAGRDFHLSLTAHPATGTVRIEVTDTRGERLPRLPADVPEDSDGGRGLLLVEALADRWGCSPRAEGGPGKTVWAECAAPGLT; encoded by the coding sequence ATGACCGCAACACAACCACCCCTGACGGTGCACAGGTTCGCGATGTGCTTCAGCTCCACCCCGCGGGGCGCCCGCCTGGCCCGGCGCCTGTGCGCGCACCGTCTGGACGCCTGGGGGATTCCGTACGGCACCGACGTGCACGACGTCGTCACGCTCATCGCGTCGGAGCTGTGCGCGAACGCCGTACGGCACGGGCACGTCGCCGGCCGGGACTTCCACCTCTCGCTCACTGCCCACCCGGCCACCGGCACCGTACGCATCGAGGTGACCGACACGCGGGGCGAGCGTCTCCCCCGCCTCCCCGCCGACGTACCGGAGGACAGCGACGGCGGGCGCGGACTGCTGCTCGTCGAGGCGCTCGCCGACCGCTGGGGATGCTCGCCCCGTGCCGAGGGCGGCCCCGGCAAGACCGTGTGGGCGGAGTGCGCCGCGCCCGGCCTGACCTGA
- a CDS encoding N-6 DNA methylase, which translates to MPQQPTAQVTAAEISRIAGVTRATVSNWRRRHDDFPEPSGGTESSPLYDLEAVRAWLAARGHASAASPAEELRTMLRLHGRTGSGATGDSAELLLLVLAAARRSPAELAATAGLSDADLASEAERDRAAVAEAVPGSGDGAVRFTAKDAPVLRALYACVRESGGQATLGVLAEWELEDSAASGAYRTPGPLADLIAQLLPGTPSSVLDPTCGSGSLLAAASRHGARALYGQDVLPVQARRSAVSLVLTAPDATVTVRAGDSLRADAFPDLLADAVLSNPPYGIRDWGHDELAYDPRWAYGVPARAESELAWVQHALAHLVPGGYAVLLLPPATAGRASGRRVRAELVRSGALRAVIALPVGASVPLHVGLQVWVLRRPEPGGAARKSVLFVDTAAETPTTATGRGAATALSRTRGTGRSTSVDWAAVTARALEAWEAFTADPDAFEGEPGVAHAVGVVDLLDDVVDLTPARLVRASRAEVDPAKLSTEVDATRQDLVKAAKALARTAGREGWSAAGADAREWRTATASDLSRGGALTLLRPVPDSARTRAHAVSGESGPQGARAVLTGSDIATGSGPTGEPTELYDDTSPVIAVGDVLVRAVASADGAMARVAGEGDAGALPGPHVHLFRPDPARLDAWFLAGFLGAEENIAGASTGSTTLTVNPGRLRVPLLPLEEQRRYGEAFRHVHGLRAEAQRATRLAEETARLLVSGLTGGQLLPTPGDG; encoded by the coding sequence ATGCCCCAGCAGCCCACCGCGCAGGTGACGGCAGCCGAGATTTCCCGCATCGCCGGAGTCACGCGCGCCACCGTCAGCAACTGGCGCCGCCGGCACGACGACTTCCCCGAGCCCTCCGGAGGTACGGAGAGCAGCCCGCTGTACGACCTGGAGGCGGTGCGCGCGTGGCTGGCCGCGCGCGGCCACGCCTCCGCCGCGAGTCCGGCGGAGGAACTCCGGACGATGCTCCGCCTGCACGGACGTACCGGCAGCGGCGCCACGGGCGACTCCGCCGAGCTACTGCTCCTCGTTCTCGCAGCAGCCCGCCGCTCCCCCGCCGAGCTGGCGGCGACCGCCGGCCTGTCCGACGCGGACCTCGCTTCCGAGGCCGAGCGCGACAGAGCGGCCGTCGCCGAGGCCGTCCCGGGATCGGGTGACGGGGCCGTCCGCTTCACGGCCAAGGACGCCCCGGTTCTCCGCGCGCTGTACGCGTGTGTACGCGAGTCAGGCGGCCAGGCCACACTGGGCGTCCTCGCGGAGTGGGAGTTGGAGGACAGTGCGGCGAGTGGCGCCTACCGAACGCCCGGGCCGCTCGCGGACCTCATCGCCCAACTGCTCCCCGGGACTCCGTCCAGCGTCCTCGACCCGACCTGCGGCAGCGGTTCCCTCCTCGCGGCGGCCTCCCGGCACGGCGCTCGCGCGTTGTACGGCCAGGACGTGTTGCCCGTTCAGGCCCGCCGCAGCGCCGTCAGCCTAGTGCTGACCGCACCGGATGCCACGGTCACCGTCCGAGCCGGGGACAGCCTCCGCGCGGACGCCTTCCCGGACCTGCTCGCCGACGCCGTACTGTCCAACCCGCCCTACGGCATCCGGGACTGGGGACACGACGAACTGGCCTACGACCCGCGCTGGGCGTACGGCGTCCCGGCCCGCGCGGAGTCGGAACTGGCCTGGGTACAGCACGCGCTCGCCCACCTGGTGCCGGGCGGCTACGCGGTCCTGCTGCTGCCCCCGGCCACGGCCGGGCGAGCGTCAGGGCGGCGCGTACGCGCGGAACTCGTACGCAGCGGAGCCCTGCGCGCGGTGATCGCGTTGCCGGTCGGCGCGTCGGTGCCGCTGCACGTGGGCCTTCAGGTGTGGGTGTTGCGGCGCCCCGAGCCGGGGGGCGCGGCGCGCAAGTCCGTGCTGTTCGTGGACACGGCGGCGGAGACGCCGACGACGGCGACCGGGCGCGGTGCGGCGACAGCGCTGTCGCGGACGCGGGGTACCGGCCGGTCGACGTCCGTGGACTGGGCGGCGGTAACAGCGCGGGCGCTGGAGGCGTGGGAGGCGTTCACGGCGGACCCGGACGCCTTCGAGGGCGAGCCGGGTGTCGCTCACGCGGTCGGCGTGGTGGACCTGTTGGACGACGTGGTGGACCTGACCCCCGCGCGGCTGGTGCGGGCGTCACGGGCGGAGGTCGATCCGGCGAAGCTGTCGACCGAGGTGGATGCCACGCGCCAGGACCTGGTGAAGGCCGCGAAGGCCCTCGCGCGGACCGCCGGTCGCGAAGGGTGGAGCGCCGCGGGCGCCGACGCCCGGGAGTGGCGGACGGCGACGGCCTCTGACCTCTCGCGGGGTGGAGCACTCACTCTGCTTCGCCCGGTACCGGACAGCGCACGCACACGGGCACACGCCGTAAGCGGTGAGAGCGGGCCCCAGGGGGCGCGGGCGGTACTCACCGGCTCGGACATCGCGACCGGGTCGGGGCCCACGGGAGAGCCGACGGAGCTGTACGACGACACGTCGCCCGTGATCGCCGTGGGGGACGTCCTCGTGCGGGCGGTCGCGAGCGCGGACGGCGCCATGGCCCGAGTCGCGGGCGAGGGAGACGCCGGCGCTCTGCCCGGCCCGCACGTCCACCTCTTTCGCCCCGACCCGGCACGCTTGGACGCCTGGTTCCTCGCCGGGTTCCTGGGGGCGGAGGAGAACATCGCGGGCGCGTCGACGGGCAGCACGACCCTTACCGTCAACCCGGGCCGACTGCGCGTGCCCCTGCTGCCACTGGAGGAGCAGCGGCGGTACGGGGAGGCGTTCCGGCACGTGCACGGACTCCGTGCGGAGGCTCAGCGGGCGACGCGGCTGGCGGAGGAGACGGCACGATTGCTGGTAAGCGGACTCACGGGCGGACAGTTGCTGCCAACGCCGGGAGACGGCTGA
- a CDS encoding type I restriction endonuclease subunit R: MSPVHDESSFGAAIVAALCERGWREANPEDYQTDLGLDTNELFTFIGATQSDEWYELLAVYGNDTNEAQRGFTQRLDRAIAEDGLLHVLRNGVKDRGVRLRVAYFKPNLISADSVLNGYRANRLTVVRELPYATKQADWGHRLDLTLFLNGIPVATAELKNPLTGQGVEQAKEQYRTDRDPTELIFTRRVIANFAVDPDLVFVTTQLRGKSTQFLPFNTGSNGPGQPGGAGNPAPMEHGKYATSYLWEEVWQRDNWLDLLQRYVHQQKEKTPGGGVTKKTIFPRFHQWDVVRKLTAHASVHGAGQNYLVMASAGSGKSNTIGWLAHRLSDLHARMDPAVLPPDALAEGRIKPGEPVFDKVIVITDRRNLDAQLRETVGSFSQTDGLVVKVDEKHGAKSEQLARALSRDSGKIVTVTLHSFPALLDYIKRNPTEIKGTRFAIIVDEAHSSQSGDAATAVKSALRDLGLDSDSDDEGATTVTVDDKLKAKAVERSHAANLSYFAFTATPKSKTLELFGTEGVENGKTVYRPFHTYSMRQAIEEGFILDPLRNYVTYNTYWKLANLNRDEKEVDPSKANSLLARFALMHEHTVSQHAQVIVEHFVAHTRGRLGGRAKAMVVTASRHSAVQMARAIKSYIADRDYDTKYPDLGVLVAISGSLTIDGEETTEVKENGGLSESALPKAFAYTRADDKAVKAGGKGQQEYRILVVAEKYQTGFDQPLLTTMYVNKTLTGIAAVQTLSRLNRTAERKTQADLAVLDFVNEAEDIQDAFRPYFEEAHTLPSDPNLLYTAQSRVMSAPIISEQDMDEFVAAYFEAQEKAGGSQSKWEKLHAELYRLLSPAVTRFTALLESEEEDDVETAEEFRANLNDYVRKYGFLAQIVPYRDAELERLYLYGRYLLNRLPRLADGGVDIGEVDLSHLRVEKTGEHDVSLNPEGAAELKGFGDGVGGATDAEKSLLSALIEKFNAKFGTEFTEEDVLPAFNATKDDPKVRAAAVVNDEENFGIVFDKKFEENMMDHVSTIDTLGKRYFGTDRDFKSNLDRSARRAAWRMIRREEGLDDI, encoded by the coding sequence ATGAGCCCCGTGCACGACGAGTCGTCCTTCGGGGCTGCCATCGTTGCCGCCCTCTGCGAGCGGGGGTGGCGGGAGGCAAACCCGGAGGACTACCAAACCGACCTCGGCCTGGACACCAACGAGTTGTTCACCTTCATCGGGGCCACACAGTCTGATGAGTGGTACGAACTGCTCGCCGTCTATGGCAACGACACCAACGAGGCCCAGCGCGGTTTCACTCAACGCCTCGACCGGGCCATCGCCGAGGACGGGCTGCTCCACGTCCTCCGGAACGGCGTGAAGGACCGCGGAGTCCGCCTCCGGGTCGCCTACTTCAAGCCCAACCTCATCTCCGCCGACTCCGTACTCAACGGCTACCGGGCCAACCGCCTCACCGTCGTCCGCGAACTGCCCTACGCCACCAAGCAGGCCGACTGGGGTCATCGGCTCGACCTGACCCTGTTCCTCAACGGCATCCCCGTCGCCACCGCCGAGTTGAAGAACCCGCTCACCGGGCAGGGCGTCGAGCAAGCCAAGGAGCAGTACCGGACGGACCGGGACCCGACCGAGCTGATCTTCACGCGGCGTGTCATCGCCAACTTCGCCGTCGACCCGGACCTGGTCTTCGTCACCACGCAGCTGCGCGGCAAAAGCACCCAGTTCCTGCCGTTCAACACCGGCTCGAACGGCCCCGGCCAGCCCGGCGGCGCCGGCAACCCGGCGCCCATGGAGCACGGCAAGTACGCCACCTCCTACCTCTGGGAAGAGGTCTGGCAGCGGGACAACTGGCTCGACCTCCTCCAGCGCTACGTGCACCAGCAGAAGGAGAAGACGCCCGGCGGCGGTGTCACCAAGAAGACGATCTTCCCCCGGTTCCACCAGTGGGACGTGGTCCGGAAGCTCACCGCGCACGCCTCCGTCCACGGCGCCGGCCAGAACTACCTGGTCATGGCCTCCGCCGGTTCCGGCAAGTCGAACACCATCGGCTGGCTGGCCCACCGCCTCAGCGACCTGCACGCACGCATGGACCCGGCTGTTCTCCCACCCGACGCCCTGGCTGAGGGTCGCATCAAGCCCGGCGAACCCGTCTTCGACAAGGTCATCGTCATCACGGACCGACGCAACCTGGACGCCCAGCTCCGGGAGACCGTCGGCAGCTTCAGCCAGACCGACGGCCTGGTCGTCAAGGTCGACGAGAAGCACGGCGCGAAGAGCGAACAGCTCGCCCGCGCCCTCTCCCGGGACTCCGGGAAGATCGTCACCGTTACCCTGCACTCGTTCCCGGCCCTGCTGGACTACATCAAGCGCAATCCCACCGAGATCAAGGGCACCCGTTTCGCGATCATCGTCGACGAGGCACACTCGTCGCAGTCCGGCGACGCCGCCACCGCCGTGAAGTCCGCCCTGCGTGACCTCGGCCTGGACTCCGACTCGGACGACGAGGGCGCGACCACGGTCACCGTGGACGACAAGCTGAAGGCGAAGGCGGTCGAGCGCTCGCACGCCGCCAACCTCTCCTACTTCGCCTTCACCGCCACGCCCAAATCCAAGACCCTCGAACTCTTCGGCACGGAAGGTGTGGAGAACGGCAAGACCGTCTACCGGCCCTTCCACACCTACTCCATGCGCCAGGCCATCGAGGAAGGCTTCATCCTCGACCCACTGCGCAACTACGTCACGTACAACACGTACTGGAAGCTCGCGAACCTCAACCGCGACGAGAAGGAGGTCGACCCCTCCAAGGCGAACAGCCTGCTCGCCCGGTTCGCGCTCATGCACGAGCACACGGTGTCCCAGCACGCCCAGGTGATCGTCGAGCACTTCGTCGCCCACACCCGCGGCCGGCTCGGCGGCCGGGCCAAGGCCATGGTGGTCACGGCTTCCCGCCACTCCGCCGTGCAGATGGCCCGTGCCATCAAGAGCTACATCGCCGACCGCGACTACGACACCAAGTACCCGGACCTCGGTGTCCTGGTCGCGATCTCCGGCTCCCTCACCATCGACGGTGAAGAGACCACCGAGGTGAAGGAGAACGGCGGTCTGTCCGAGAGCGCACTGCCCAAGGCCTTCGCCTACACGCGCGCCGACGACAAGGCCGTGAAGGCCGGCGGCAAGGGACAGCAGGAGTATCGGATCCTGGTCGTCGCCGAGAAGTACCAGACCGGCTTCGACCAGCCGCTCCTCACGACGATGTACGTCAACAAGACGCTGACCGGCATCGCCGCGGTGCAGACCCTCTCCCGCCTCAACCGCACCGCCGAGCGCAAGACCCAGGCCGACCTGGCCGTCCTGGACTTCGTCAACGAGGCCGAGGACATCCAGGACGCCTTCCGCCCGTATTTCGAGGAGGCGCACACCCTGCCCTCCGACCCGAACCTCCTCTACACGGCCCAGAGCCGCGTCATGTCCGCGCCGATCATCTCGGAGCAGGACATGGACGAGTTCGTCGCCGCGTACTTCGAGGCGCAGGAGAAGGCGGGCGGCTCCCAGTCCAAGTGGGAGAAGCTGCACGCCGAGCTGTACCGGCTCCTCTCCCCCGCCGTCACTCGCTTCACCGCCCTCCTGGAGAGCGAGGAGGAGGACGACGTCGAGACGGCAGAGGAGTTCCGGGCCAACCTCAACGACTACGTCCGCAAGTACGGCTTCCTCGCGCAGATCGTGCCGTACCGCGACGCCGAGTTGGAGCGCCTGTACCTCTACGGACGTTACCTGCTCAACCGTCTTCCCCGCCTCGCCGACGGCGGAGTCGACATAGGTGAGGTCGACCTCAGCCATCTGCGCGTCGAGAAGACCGGCGAGCACGACGTGTCCCTCAACCCCGAGGGTGCCGCCGAGCTCAAGGGCTTCGGTGACGGGGTCGGTGGTGCCACGGACGCCGAGAAGTCACTGCTGTCGGCGCTGATCGAGAAGTTCAACGCCAAGTTCGGCACGGAGTTCACCGAGGAGGACGTCCTCCCGGCCTTCAACGCGACGAAGGACGACCCGAAGGTCCGCGCCGCCGCCGTCGTCAACGACGAAGAGAACTTCGGCATCGTCTTCGACAAGAAGTTCGAGGAGAACATGATGGACCATGTCTCCACGATCGACACGCTCGGGAAGCGGTACTTCGGTACCGACCGGGACTTCAAGTCCAACCTCGACCGCAGCGCGCGTCGTGCCGCCTGGCGGATGATCCGTCGGGAGGAAGGGCTGGACGACATCTGA